The DNA segment TTGTCCTCAATTTGACTATTTCCTTCTTCCAGGGTTCTTGAACTCTGCAGATCAAACGACACATTTCTGATTACTCTTTTCAACTCTGTGTTCTTCATCATGTCAGAGTGGTTATGAGCATTCCTTCCTCTTTCATTCAGCCTGTACTGAGAAGAGAAGCCGTTAGGCAGAGCAAAGTCTCCTGGATTGGTTCCAATCTTCCGTTGTCTCATGTCCTGCTCTGCTCTGTATGTCCTGTGACAACTTTCACAGCGTAAACTCTCATATCCTTTAATCTTTACTTCTGCATGTGTCCTGTGATTGTTCACGTTTCTGCCATTCTTACAGGCTGGCAGGATCTCTGCTCTCTGACTAAAGGCTTCACTCTGTGGATAAGAAGATGAATTTGTATTTTCTTGAAAAACAAACTTGTTAGGGGTGTCCCTGTTCAAGATTCTATGCTGAACTTCTGTCCTTTTCCCCTCCTCATCGGATATCcttcttatttttctcctttctctgtccACCTTTGCCTCAATCCCTCCATTCATCCTGTTTTCTCTTCTCACTGGGTTCAGCTGTGGTGCATCACTGCTGCAGTCAGGACAGCTGAAACAGCCACTGTTCTCATCAGTTCTAAATCTAAACTGGTCTCCGGGTTCATTTGCCCATGTGTCCAAAGTCATGGCATCCTTGTTCCATTGCTGCCTGCTGTTTTCTTGCAAGAAAAcatccctcctcctctctctaaCATCGAGGTGATTAACACAGTGGTTAGCCGTGCTGCTGCTTCCTTCTTCTTGCTCTTTCAGTCTTttactttctttcatttttttctttcgaGACACTTGATAGTAAATCAGAACTATCAGCAGAGTCAAGCCAACGCCACCTGAAGCACAGGAGAATGAGTATGATTGggtatttctcctgtttttattttcgaATGTTGATCATTTAGAACTGTGTTGTTTCATATATGCTGGGTGTTCTGTGCTATGATTCTCCATCTAAtactttaattctcttttcttaTTCTTTCATTAATGTCTAAGAGTTAAATTGAAATCATTGTTCTTTTATCCTGTGTTGTATATCATTCTCACCGATAAAGCAGATGACTGCAGTGATGGCTAGATCTCGAGCATACAACTGAGGCGTTACGCTGGCTCTTGGCTCTATATGCACTGTGATGTTCTGATTGGACGGGACACAATTGGCATCAGTCAGCTCCAGCACTGTGGTTACAGCTGGGTTGTCAGCGCTCGCACACACCATCCTACGGCCATTGTAGAGGATCTGAGAtcagcacaaatagaaaacagaTTTAAGTCAGTTCAGGTTGTACTGGTGAGTGGACGTAGGTTTAGTGGGGGGAGTTCCTGTACCTTGTCAGGTTGTTGGATGAAGGTGGAAAGGAAGTCGGCGAGCTCCAGCAGCTGACAGGAGCAATTCCATGAGTTGAGGTCCAGGTTGAGATTTGTCAGCCAGGTGAGGTAAGAAAAAGCATCCACAGGAGCAGAACTCAGGCGGTTTCTGGAAAGATCCAGAGTCGTCAGGCTCACCAAGCCACGGAAACTAAGACACACAGGGGACATTAGTTTTGGTGAAGgtcctttatttcttttaaagaaaggaaaaaaataaacatagtaatattaaatacttaCCTGTTTCTGTCCACATGTTGAATCAGATTATCTGACAGATCCAGATTCCTCAGCTCTCTGAGGTCATTTAGAGGGAAGGAACCAGAATCTAAGCTGGTGAGCAGGTTTCCCTCCAGTGTAAGACTCTGGAGAGCCTTGGCACCTTTAAACCAGCCACCCTGGATCTGCACAGCAACACAGAGTTGATTCTTACTTCATGTATTTAGTCCCACAACGTAATATGCTGTATGTTCTTTAAATGCACAAGAAACGTTGTGGAAGACGATAAACATCTACTACCATCTGCACATAGTATGTGGTCttactttttatgttttatattaaGGCTGTCTTCTTTCTAAATGCTAGCAGGTAGAGAAGAGTTCAGCTTACATAGGAAGATTACCTTGGGCAGCCTTGCTCTATTACCTCAATAAACATTTACTCATCATTTATGACTTCTATCTCTGGTTTCAAGTTTTGCTGAATACAATATGATGCTCATTTTGCTCATTACTGTCCCCATAGGTGTCCAGAGGGAGAAAGGGAGGGTATGCTTCACCATATATGATGAGTTAGTCACATCAGGTCTTCAAAAAACTAAGATGGCTGAAAATGTTCAGCTCGAACCTTCAGTTGGTAAAGTGACAaaggctacatccatcttttccaTGACTTACTATCCATGATTAATAAAGTAATCACTTAACTGCAAAATCTCTCAACTGAAAATGCTACTGTTGCAAATGCTACTGTTGCAAATAGTAGTTGCAAATTTTCCCCAGCAAAGGTACCTACCATGCTAATGATATTATGGCCCAAGGTAAGGACCTGTAGCTGGGTTAGATTCATCAGAGCTCCACCCTGTAGAGACTCACTGTTCAGGAGGTTGTGGTCCAGCAGTAATGTGTGGAGGAAGGGCAGATTTCTGAAAGACTCTCTAGCAAGTTCTGAGATGTTGTTATGGCTCAAACCTGGATGATCAGCAGGGAGAAATACATTTGAACACTATAAAACTGGGAGtctaaatgttttaatgcatcTAAAAAGTGAAAGATGCAGTTTCTGTCCTGTTGCCTGGCTATACTATTGTTTCTAAAAAGAATCTGGAAAAGAAAcaattttccttcttttgttctttttctgtctgtcatCTGCCATTGCTTTGCAGTATTTTTATAGTGCAGAGGACTTTCTTCTGAAGTTTAGTGggtcacagttttaaaattaactcTATTTCATCTAGCAAAAGGGTTTGGCACACTGACCTCTATGGATCAAAAGTGAAAGGCTGTACTAAAAGGGAACATGTAACACAAGCAAGAATAATTGCCTTGCTTGTGTCTAGTTAGtcttgaatttttatttttgtaaatttgaGAGGCAAAATTTTTCATAGAATGAATACGAaaagctgcattagaagcttTTGCTAGCTACCTTCAAATACCCCTCTTGACCATTGTGGTTGCTGTTTTGATTCACTATTTAAACTAACTTTGATTTACTTTGAAGGACCCATCCCATCCttcaacaaactgttccaattTCTGCAATCAGGCAGGTTCCGCACCATACGGGCAAGAACAGAGCGACTCAAGAGGTGCTTCTATCCCCAAGCCATCTGGGTCCTAAATCAGAACATATCAGAACATGCCCCCGCattgaacagaatcaacttgtCCTACCActattgttgctgttttgcaaTTCTCAAAACTCACCAATGACTGTAATGTTGCTCAGCTCAGACAGTGAGGCAGGCTGAACTGTAGAAATTGAGCCTTCTGTTAGCAGCAGAGCCTGTGTGGTATTCGGAGCAACTGGTCAAGgcatacaaaaacacacaacatcATCAGCATATAGTGCCTTTCGGTTTCATACGTGAGAAGTAAATTTACCACATTAAAGTGGTAAATTTTGTATTATGCTACAAAACTAGCATAAAACTATGCTAAATCATAGTTTTGGGGAATTTCACTTGTCAATAAGCTAATCTGGGAAAGAATACAAAACAATGAATTATAGTAAAAATGTTTCTAGGTTTTATTAATTATATAAGCTTACtaaaaaattgtaatatatgACAGTTTTTAGTAATGTCAAATTCTGTTGGTTTTCTTTA comes from the Oreochromis aureus strain Israel breed Guangdong linkage group 18, ZZ_aureus, whole genome shotgun sequence genome and includes:
- the lrrc53 gene encoding uncharacterized protein lrrc53 isoform X2; the protein is MYNILRMLLLLVISAQHMSQVPLCPASCMVCSEDAVICQRLTKIIVAPNTTQALLLTEGSISTVQPASLSELSNITVIGLSHNNISELARESFRNLPFLHTLLLDHNLLNSESLQGGALMNLTQLQVLTLGHNIISMIQGGWFKGAKALQSLTLEGNLLTSLDSGSFPLNDLRELRNLDLSDNLIQHVDRNRNRLSSAPVDAFSYLTWLTNLNLDLNSWNCSCQLLELADFLSTFIQQPDKILYNGRRMVCASADNPAVTTVLELTDANCVPSNQNITVHIEPRASVTPQLYARDLAITAVICFIGGVGLTLLIVLIYYQVSRKKKMKESKRLKEQEEGSSSTANHCVNHLDVRERRRDVFLQENSRQQWNKDAMTLDTWANEPGDQFRFRTDENSGCFSCPDCSSDAPQLNPVRRENRMNGGIEAKVDRERRKIRRISDEEGKRTEVQHRILNRDTPNKFVFQENTNSSSYPQSEAFSQRAEILPACKNGRNVNNHRTHAEVKIKGYESLRCESCHRTYRAEQDMRQRKIGTNPGDFALPNGFSSQYRLNERGRNAHNHSDMMKNTELKRVIRNVSFDLQSSRTLEEGNSQIEDKREEEVIRDKRKRREKRQKVQSSRLVKVKLNLNPLRKSKVHPRKKIEQGPLEKSSSKKSKEKRTDGKECEEKKEKGKSSEKKMRKSCKTETLTEDGNKEEEVGGEEGQKSQTLSEKTTSKSDNSNQKSTEESRYPENNQSVQSSSAADQSGSAIVSGHGQSLLGNKYQGAGLTLGSAQHSSTNLSLLGSAGSQLNGSSLSLQGGNFLLSTLASGSKLLFPRGPAPSIAFSGPNMASSGAPDMLSRQAAGGVLSAANPFHVSATPQTGGAPLNLAANPGVNPAAVQSASQSPMLPDSAPLVAKPKPEPAQGQVIQNAGLHQLSVEPQAPTTKENLPASQDCMSEDAPKRLEPVSTVENISISNSQAETRNVPVGTMVDISVGVVAQTEVPAVERYGASMQEAGISGVSVPGISTESESSTAAALLQQEYLPEEGGSPSLRRKLRLVLPEKTSSRPLTALERKIR
- the lrrc53 gene encoding uncharacterized protein lrrc53 isoform X1, encoding MYNILRMLLLLVISAQHMSQVPLCPASCMVCSEDAVICQRLTKIIVAPNTTQALLLTEGSISTVQPASLSELSNITVIGLSHNNISELARESFRNLPFLHTLLLDHNLLNSESLQGGALMNLTQLQVLTLGHNIISMIQGGWFKGAKALQSLTLEGNLLTSLDSGSFPLNDLRELRNLDLSDNLIQHVDRNSFRGLVSLTTLDLSRNRLSSAPVDAFSYLTWLTNLNLDLNSWNCSCQLLELADFLSTFIQQPDKILYNGRRMVCASADNPAVTTVLELTDANCVPSNQNITVHIEPRASVTPQLYARDLAITAVICFIGGVGLTLLIVLIYYQVSRKKKMKESKRLKEQEEGSSSTANHCVNHLDVRERRRDVFLQENSRQQWNKDAMTLDTWANEPGDQFRFRTDENSGCFSCPDCSSDAPQLNPVRRENRMNGGIEAKVDRERRKIRRISDEEGKRTEVQHRILNRDTPNKFVFQENTNSSSYPQSEAFSQRAEILPACKNGRNVNNHRTHAEVKIKGYESLRCESCHRTYRAEQDMRQRKIGTNPGDFALPNGFSSQYRLNERGRNAHNHSDMMKNTELKRVIRNVSFDLQSSRTLEEGNSQIEDKREEEVIRDKRKRREKRQKVQSSRLVKVKLNLNPLRKSKVHPRKKIEQGPLEKSSSKKSKEKRTDGKECEEKKEKGKSSEKKMRKSCKTETLTEDGNKEEEVGGEEGQKSQTLSEKTTSKSDNSNQKSTEESRYPENNQSVQSSSAADQSGSAIVSGHGQSLLGNKYQGAGLTLGSAQHSSTNLSLLGSAGSQLNGSSLSLQGGNFLLSTLASGSKLLFPRGPAPSIAFSGPNMASSGAPDMLSRQAAGGVLSAANPFHVSATPQTGGAPLNLAANPGVNPAAVQSASQSPMLPDSAPLVAKPKPEPAQGQVIQNAGLHQLSVEPQAPTTKENLPASQDCMSEDAPKRLEPVSTVENISISNSQAETRNVPVGTMVDISVGVVAQTEVPAVERYGASMQEAGISGVSVPGISTESESSTAAALLQQEYLPEEGGSPSLRRKLRLVLPEKTSSRPLTALERKIR